The genomic window ACGACGTCCGACGGATCCACCGGGCGCCGGTCGGCGGGAACCGGGCGGGCGAACGACAGGAACCGGTCGGCGGTCTGGCCGAGACGGTCGATCTCCCCGATGTGCAGCTCGAGCATCCGCCGTTCCGTCGAGGATTCGGGGATCGCGTCCCGCAGGATCTCGGCGGTCCCCTTGAGGGCGTGGAGCGGATTCTTGATCTCGTGGGCGATCCCCGCGGTCAGCTCGCCCAGCGCCCCCAGCCGGCCGGCGCGGATCAGCTGCTCCTCGGTCCGCCGCTGCTCCGACAGCGCGACGGACAGGCGCTGCGCGAGCCTCTCCTGCTTCTCCCGCTCCCGCCGCTCCCGGTCGACCAGCAGCCCGGCCGCCACGGCCACGATGTTGTAGAGGACGATCTCCAGCCCTTTCTCGAGGGCGTCCCCGGGGTCCTGCACCAGGATGCGGGTGAACGCGTGGGGGAGGTAGACGAGGGAGGCGAAGACGGACAGCGCGATCCCGCCGCGGGATCCGGCGGTGAAGGCGGCGAGAAGGATCGGAAGATAGTAGAGGCGCCGGAGGACGTCGTGCCCCCACGGGTGGTGGGAGCCGGTCCGGTAGTGGAGGACCGTGATCGCAAGGCACGGCAGCCATGCGGCGAGCAGCATGCGGCGCGAGAAGAGCGGCCGCGCGTCGTCCCGCAGCCTCGCCGCCAGCCCGGCGGGGGAGCGGTCACCCATCGCGCCGGATCCCGTACTTCTCGAGACGGTAGACCAGGATGTGACGGGGGATGCGCAGATACGCGGCCGCCTGCGTGATGTTTCCGCCCGTGAGACGCAGCGCCCGCTCGATCACCCGCTTCTCGAGGTCCACGAGGGAAAACCCCTCGGCCGGCAGCGGCGGCCATTCCGCCTCCTCCCCGCCCTTCTCTCCCGCCGCCCGGGGAAGGGGCGGCAGGTCCTCGAGGGAGACCGCGTGGCCGCGGCACAGGACGACCATCCGCTCGCACGCGTTCCGAAGCTCCCGGACGTTGCCGGGCCACGGACGCCGCTCGAGCTCCGCGGTCACTTCCGGCGGAACCGCGATCTCCCGACCGGGAGCCAGCTCCGAGATGAACCGCCGGGCGAGCGGCGCGACGTCCGCGGGGCGCTCCCGGAGCGGCGGCACGTGAAGATCCACCACGTTGAGCCGGTAGTACAGGTCCTCCCGGAACGCCCCGGCCCGGATCCGCTCGGGGAGATCGCGATTCGTCGCGGCGACGATGCGCGCGTCCACCGGCACCGGCGCGTCGGCCCCGACCGCGTCGACCGCCTTTTCCTGAAGGGCGCGGAGGAGCTTCCCCTGGAGCCCCGCCGGAATCTCCGCCACCTCGTCGAGGAAGAGCGTGCCGCCGGACGCCTGCCGGAACCGCCCCGCACGGTCGCGCACGGCGCCCGTGAACGACCCGCGCGCGTGTCCGAACAGCTCCGACTCCAGCAGCTCGCCGGGGATCGCGGCGCAGTTGACGGCGACGAACGGGCCCTCGGCGCGGGGAGAGCGCACGTGGATCCGGCGCGCGATCACTTCCTTCCCCGTCCCGCTCTCTCCCGTGATCAGGACCGTGGCGTCGGTCGCCGCGACGCGGTCCGCGATCGCAAGGAGGCGCCGCATGGCGTCCGACGCGCACACGATCTCCCGCCCGACGCCCGACGCCCGGACCCGCAGGTCCCGCACCTCGGCGGCGAGGCGGCGGCGCTCCAACGCCTTTCCCACGGAGAGCAGCAGCTGCTCGCGATGGAACGGCTTGCCGATGAAGTCGTACGCCCCCTCCCGCATCGCGGCGACCGCCGTCTCCACGTTGCCGAACGCCGTGATGACGAGAACCGGGATCTCCGGCGAATGCGCCCGCACCTTCCGGAGAACCTCCATGCCCGGGATCCCGGGCATCTTGAGGTCCGT from Deltaproteobacteria bacterium includes these protein-coding regions:
- a CDS encoding sigma-54-dependent Fis family transcriptional regulator, producing MPARILFIDDDPAGREVALFNLRKAGHEVTSAADGREGLAAFAAAPFDLVITDLKMPGIPGMEVLRKVRAHSPEIPVLVITAFGNVETAVAAMREGAYDFIGKPFHREQLLLSVGKALERRRLAAEVRDLRVRASGVGREIVCASDAMRRLLAIADRVAATDATVLITGESGTGKEVIARRIHVRSPRAEGPFVAVNCAAIPGELLESELFGHARGSFTGAVRDRAGRFRQASGGTLFLDEVAEIPAGLQGKLLRALQEKAVDAVGADAPVPVDARIVAATNRDLPERIRAGAFREDLYYRLNVVDLHVPPLRERPADVAPLARRFISELAPGREIAVPPEVTAELERRPWPGNVRELRNACERMVVLCRGHAVSLEDLPPLPRAAGEKGGEEAEWPPLPAEGFSLVDLEKRVIERALRLTGGNITQAAAYLRIPRHILVYRLEKYGIRRDG
- a CDS encoding sensor histidine kinase, with product MGDRSPAGLAARLRDDARPLFSRRMLLAAWLPCLAITVLHYRTGSHHPWGHDVLRRLYYLPILLAAFTAGSRGGIALSVFASLVYLPHAFTRILVQDPGDALEKGLEIVLYNIVAVAAGLLVDRERREREKQERLAQRLSVALSEQRRTEEQLIRAGRLGALGELTAGIAHEIKNPLHALKGTAEILRDAIPESSTERRMLELHIGEIDRLGQTADRFLSFARPVPADRRPVDPSDVVGRVASLVSPQARKEGVETVVDAAGGAEVPRVMGDAELLTQLLLNIALNGVQAMAPGGGGRLTFRVALVRQEGKEYVRFRVENDGPPIPEGDRERIFDPFFTTRDDGTGLGLSISSRIADQHDGVLSVRNLPGGRGVEFSLTLPAERSGNVER